The genomic DNA TTCTGACCGGCGACCTCGAAGCGATGGTCGAGCAGTTCTGCAAGTTCTCCGCGGAGGTAACGCACGTCGACTCGCTACCGATGCTGCTCCGTCGGGCAGTCAGGACGGCGCTGACGCCGCCGACCGGCCCCGTCTTTCTCGCGTTGCCCGCCGACGTGATGATGGCCGAGACCGACGCCGACCCGGAGCCGCTGGGGCCGATTCCGGACGCCGGTGGCGGCGACCCGAATCAGATTGCTACTGCGGCCGACTACTTTGTCGAGGCCGACCAGCCCGTGTTGGTCCTCGGCGACCACGTCGCCCGCGCCGGCCGCGATGCCGTCGAAGCGGCCGTCGAACTCGCGGAGGCGACGGGCGCGCGCGTCCACGGCGAAATCCTCGCTAGCGAAATCAACTTCCCGACCGACCACGACCAGTGGGTGTCGTTTATCGGTCCCGACGAGTCCATCGCCTCGATGCTGATGGACACCGATACGCTCGGCTTGGTCGGCTGCTCGACGAACACGACGCTGTTGCGTCATGAGTCGCCCCTTATCGACGCCGATACGACGACCGTACAGGTCTCCAGCGACCCCGACGAGGTCGGCAAAAACCATCCCGCCGATGCCGCCGTCATCGGCGACCCTGGCCGTATTATGCGCGCCATCGCCGAACGGGTCGACAAGCGTCTTGACGACGACGAGCAGGCCGCCCGCATCGACCACGTCGAAACGATGAAGGCGAGTCTCGAACCGACGATGCAGAGCCTCGGTGAGGACGAAACGCCCCCCGGCGACACGCGGTCGTCGAAGGCGGAACTCGTCGATACGATGGCCGCCGTCGAGGAGGACGTCTTCATCGTCGACGAGGGCGTCACCTCCAAGTTCGCATTGCTGACACGGTTCCCGCTGGACGTACAGGGGTATCTCTCGAACAAGGGCGGCGGCCTCGGCTACGGGCTGCCGGCCGCCGTCGGGGCGGCGCTGGCGGAATCGCTTCGAGATGACCCCCAAGAAGTCGTCGGCTACATCGGCGACGGCTCCTATCTCTACTACCCGAACAGCATCTATTCGGCGACCCGATACGACCTCGACCTGACCGTTGTGGTTCCAGACAACCGCAACTACCGCATTCTCAAGGACAACACGGTCGCGATGATGGGCGGCGACGAATCCGACTACGACTTCGTGGGGATGGATTTCGACCCGCACGTTGACATTCCGAAAAACGCTGAAAGCCACGGAGCACGCGGCCATCTCGCTGAAACGCCCGAGGAATTCGAGGACATCTACGCCGAGGCGCTGGACAGTTCGGGGACTGACGTTATCGACGTTCTCGTCCACGACTGACCGCACGGTGACCTGCGGTACGCTTAGGTTTCTGCCGGCCGCAGGCCCACGATATGCTCACCACTGATTCGCTTGACCGCGTCGGCGTCGTCGGTGCAGGAACGATGGGCAGCGGTATCGCACAGGTCGCGGCGGCGGCGGGCTACGATGTCGTGATGCGCGATATCGAACAGGAGTACGTCGACAGCGGCTTCGAGACGATAGCAGACAGCCTCGACCGGAAGGTAAAGAGCGGCGACTACACGGAGAAAGAAGCCGAGGCGATACGCGACCGTATCGAAGGAACCACCGCGCTTGGCGATCTGGCTGATTGTGGCCTCGTCATTGAGGCGGCCGTCGAAGACATCGATGTCAAAAAAGATGTTTTCGCCGACCTCGACGGGCTCGTTGACGACGCTGTCCTCGCGACCAACACGAGCACGCTGTCGATTACCACCATCGCCAGCGCGACGACCAGCCCCGAGCGGGTCGTCGGTCTCCACTTCATGAATCCGGTGCCGGTGATGAAGGGCGTCGAAATCGTCGTTGGCGAGAAGACGAGGCCCGGCATCGTCGACTTCGCCCACGAGTTTGCCGCAGAACTCGGCAAGGAGACGTGGGAGTCAGACGATAAGCCGGGCTTTGTCACCAACCGAATTTTGATGCCGTGGCTCAACGAGGGGATTCGAGCCTTTGACGAAGGCGTCGCCTCCAAGGAAGACATCGATGCGGGCATGAAACTCGGCACGAACGTTCCGATGGGACCGCTTGAGCTCGCAGACCACATCGGCCTCGATGTCTGTCTGCACGCCTCCGAGACGCTCTATGAGGAACTTGGCGACCGGTACAAGCCGGCCTACCTGCTCAAGCGGAAAGTCGAAGCCGGTGACCTCGGCAAAAAGACCGGGGAAGGGTTCTACGACTACGATTGAACCGGCAATTTGTCAGCGGCCGAGCGATTCCCGCCGCTCGCTGAGCGGTTCGGGTGCGGCCTGATAGAAGAAATTCGGCTTCTCGATGCGGTCATCGTAGTCGTTGGAGAAGACGTGTGTCGTCGCCGAACTCATCGGCGGCAGCAGCCACGAACGGTCGCCCGTTACCTCTCGGTCGGCCTCGGCCTCGTTCTGTTCGAACTGCTCGAACTGGTCGGTCACGGTGTGGTGGTCGACGATTGTGACGCCCGCTTCCTCGTAGGAATGGAGCACAGCACGGTTCAGCTCGACGAGCGCCTCGTCTTTCCACAGCGAGCGGTTGTCGTCAGTATCGAGGCCGAGCCGCTCGGCGACGGTGGGCAACATGTCGTAGCGGTCCTCGTCGGCGAGGTTCCGTGCGCCGATTTCCGTCGACACGTACCAACCGCTGAACGGCGCGGCGGTGTAGTGGATGCCGCCGAGTTCGAGTCGCATGTTCGACACGACCGGGACGTCGTACCACCGTAGCCCGAGGTCCTCGAACCACTCGTAGTCGGGGTGTCGAAGCGGCACCTCGCCGACAGCCGAGTCCGGGACCTCGAAGATGGCCGGCTCGTCGTCGCCCATCTGGATGACGTGCGGGAGGATGTCGAAGTCCGTGCCATCGCCCTCCCAGCCTCTCGACTGGCAGTAGTCTGTCAGCTCGATTTCGTCGGGGTCACCGACGATGCCATCGTCAGTCCGGTAGCCCGCATACCGCAGCAGTTCGTAGTTCCAGATGCGGACCTGTCGGTCACCATCGACCATCGGCTTGAAGACCGTAATCAGCGGCTTGATATCGCCGCCATTGCGGGCCTTCTCGAGGTGGCGACAGCATGCTTCGTGGACCGCTTCGGCGGTTTCACAGTCACGCTCGTCGGCGACGTTGAGCTGCTGCCAAAAGAGCCGACCGATACAACGATTGCTGTTCCGCCAGGCCATCTTCGCGCCGTGTTCGAGCTCCTCGGGCGTATGCTCGTAGTGGTTTCGGCGCTCGATTTCAGCCTCGATTTCGGCGAGCCGGTCGTCGATTTCCGACTCCCGCCCGAGTTCGGTGTAACACTGCTCGATGAACGATTTCGCTTCCGCGAAGCGTTCTTCGCGGCTGTACTCCTGCGGCGGCTCGTGCATACACGAGATAGTTACGCCGACGGTATAGATTCCGCGGAGTTCCCCCGCAATCGCCGGCTTCTGCGGCGCTTTGGTCTGGGACACTTCGTAACCATTAAACAATATTCAACTCAACAAAGAATCAATAATGGAAACAGCACAGCTTGAGTCGGGGGTCGTCGGTGTCGTCGAAACCGCTTTCACTGATGGGACAGACAGTCTCGTCGTCGTTGACCCATCGGAGGAGACGCTTGCCGCGCTCGTGTCGGCATCGTTCGACCGAACACTACCGACGCTGCTCGTACTGGCCGAAGAACGCACGCTCAAGGACGCAATGGGGGATTTTGTCGTCGCTTCGAAGGCCGCTGCACTCGTCGAGGAGGGGGACCTATCGCTACGTGTGCTTTCGGAGCCGGCCGACAACTCCGTGTTCGCCGCCGAGGACCAAATTGTCGCGCCGGTCCCGACGGGTGACGGAGTCGCAGCGCTCAGCACCGACGATGGGGTCGTCGTCGACGACGTCTATGAGAGCTACCACGACCGGTTTGAGACGGCGCTCGATTACGACCTTCGGACACCGTCGATAACTCGTGTCCGGGAAACGCTGGAGGAGGCACTCGACGAACAGACCAGAGCGGACTTCGACGCGGTGCTTGAGGCCGTTCCCGAGGTTCGGAGCCGAGGCGACAGCCTCGATGAGGTTTCGATTCTCCTCTTGCTCACCGCCAAGAACGGCAATCTGCTGTACGATATCTCCAAGTGGGGCGAGGATGTCGGCGTCGCCTCGAAGGCGACCTTCTCGCGGACGAAGACCGACCTCGAGGACGCCGGTCTGCTCGATACGGAGAAGGTCCCGATCGATGTCGGCCGTCCACGGCTGCGGCTCAAACTCGGCGACAACCGGCTTCAAGGCCGGGACGCCGTCGACCTCGTCGAGACCGCGGCTGACATCCTCAACTAGTCCTCTCTTGCGTTCGACGGGAGCCTGAGCACGACCCGGGTGCCGCCGAGGTCGCTCGTTCCGAAGTCGAGTTCGCCGCCGTATGCCTCGATGACCCATCTAGCGACCCACAGGCCGATCCCGGTCGTGTGTTCCAACTGCGTAATCTCGCGCTCGCCGGTGATTATTTTCCGTGCCGTTTCGGGGATACCGGGGCCGTCGTCGTCGATCCACAGCTCCGTAACCGCCGTATCGTCGGTCTCTCCGACGGTCACCCGAACGCTCGGCTCGTCGCCGTTGTGTACGATGGCGTTCTCGATGACGTGTTCGAGAACGGTCTCGAACCGGGAGTCGACCACGGCTGTCTCCGCTGGTGGAACCGACCGGTCGATGGTCGCCGACGGATACCGCGCCTTGAGTTGTTCGCTGACGCGTTCGACGAACGGGGCGAGTGCAGCTTCCTCCAGCCCCGGGCCCACGTTCCGGCCGACGACGTTTCGGAGCTCGTTTGCGTCCGCCGCAAGCGACACGAGCTCGTCGGCCGTCTCGAAGATGCGCTCCGCGTAGTCGACGTGTTCCGGGTCGTCGAGCTCGGCGGCCAACAGCTCCGCAAAGCCGCGAACGACGTTGAGGTCGTTTCTGAGGTTGTGTCTGAGGATGCGGTTCGTGACACGGAGATACCGCTCGCGCTCGTTTTGTTCGGTGATGTCGGTGTAGATACCGAACACGTGGTCGGTCTCGCCGGTCTGGTAGACGAAGCCACGGAAGAGGAACTGCCGGGGGCCGGAGACGGTTCGGCGTCGTATCTCTCGGGTCGCAACACCGTCGCTTTTGAGCATCTCCCGAAGCTCGTCGGCGGTTTCGGCGCGGCTTTCCGGGACGATAACGTCGCCGGCCTTCTGTCCCACTACCGAGGACGATTCGTATCCAAAGACGGACTCGAACGCCGAGTTGACGCCTTCAATGCGGACCTCTTCATCGTCGATGGTAGCCTCGACGACAGGGTCGGGTATCCGCTCGAAGAGTTCTGCAAACCGGTCTCGCTCGGTCGATAGCTCTGCCTTCGTCGCGGCTAGCTCCCGAATGTCGTCGACTGAGGCGACGACTCCGCCGTTCTCAAGCGGTGCGACCGTCACTTCCGCAAGCCGAGGGTCGCCCCCTGCGGTGTGTGCGGTCGCCTCGATTGTTCGTTGTCCGTCTGTCGCCGCCTCTCCGGTTGGCTTGGCGTCAGGGAACACCGACGTAACCGACTCACCGACCAAGTCCTCACGGTCATAGCCGAGCCACTCGGCCAGCGGCGCCGTGAGGTACGTAATCCTCCCGTCGGCGTCGGCGAGGTATATCATGTCCTCGGTACTTTCCAACACCGTCTCGTATGTTTTCAGCGTCGACAGCCGCGCTGCCCGGTCGAGAGCGGCCGCTGCGGTTGTCGCCAACAGCTCTACGACGGATTCATCCGAGCCGTCGAACGCCCCGGGCGTCTCGGAGCCAACGCTGAGAACGCCGTGGTCGCCCATCGGAACTGCGATGGCAGACCGGACCGACCCATAATCGTAGGCGTCGATGCGCTCGATGTCGTCGTAGGTCTTCGGCTCCCCGCTCTCAAACACCGACCCGATGAGCCCTTCACCGACCTCGTACGTCGGCGGTTCGCCGACCAGCTCGAAGACGGCCGTTGACGCTGCCGCCGATTGGAGTGTCCCTGTCCCATCATCATAGAGGTGGACGCCGCTGATGTCGATATCGAGGATGTCTTCGGTGGCGTCGACGACCGTTTCGGCGATAGCTTCCTGTGACTCGGTGCGAAAGAGCGCTCGGCTCGTCTCCAAGAGCCCTCGAAGAACCTGTTCGCGGCGCTTCTGTTTCGTGATATCCCGGAAGAACACGGAGAGGCCGTCCTCGGAGGGGTATGCGTTGACCTCCGTCCACAGGTCCAGCGGCTCGTAGTAATCCTCGAAAGTGACCGGTTCCTGTGTCTCCATCGCCCGACGGTATTCGTGCTCGTATTGTTGGCCGAGCGCCTCGGAAAACTCCTCCCAGACGTTCTTGCCGACAAGCTCGTCGGCCTCGCGGTCGAGCAGCGTCTCCGCCTGTCCATTGAGATACGTGAAGCTCCAGTTCTCGTCGAGCGCAAAGACGGCGTCGCTGATACGGTCGAAGGTCCGCTCTAACCGCGTTGTCGTCTCCTGTAGCTCGTTCCAGTAGGTCCGACGCTCGAACTCCTGGCTCACCCACTCGACGGCCACTTCGACAAACGTCTGTTCGGCGTCAGAAAATTCCGTGCTACGTGGCTCCCCGTCGGCGAAACAGAGCGTTCCCTCGATATCGCCATCGACAACGACCGGCCCGCCGAGGTACGTTCCGAAATCAATGTCGTCTCGGATGAGTGTGTCTTCCCACGGTGTCCCCTCGACACCGACGGCGAAGCCTGAGACGTCCCCGCTGTCGACGACCCGGCGACAGTAGGTCGTCTCCAACGGCACCGACTCCGAGAGCAGATGGTCGGTTCCGGCGGCTTCGAGCAGCGCCTCCAGTCCACGGCTCTGTGTGAACGAAAACCGGTCCCCGTCGATTTCGGAGAGGTAGCCAATACCGAGCCCCAGCCGTTCACAGCCGAGTTCAAGCACATCGCCGACCTTCTCCTCGAAACTCCGAGACCGGTCGGCAATGATTCCCGCGAGTCGTTCGAGTGCCACCGCCTGCTCGCGGAGTTCGATGTTGGCTGGCCGCGCGTCGCCTTCGGATACCGCCCTGACACGGTCAGCGACCGTCTCGCCGTCCGTTTCGAGCCGCTCTTGGGAGACATACTCGTCTGCGCCCGCGCGGCCGACATCGATAGCGAGGTCGCCGTCAGTTGCCTCGCTGACAACGAGTATCGGCACCGTCGCGTCCGCGTTTCGGACTCGCTCGACGGCCTCGGCGGCCCACTCTGTCGGACCGCTGCCGACCGAACAGACGACACACCGCACGGCTTCGCCCCCAGTAAGGACCGAGACGGCCTCGCTCGGCGTCTCAGCGACCCGCGTGCCTGCCGGGAGTGGCACATCGGTGGTTCCCACGCATAGCACCGGAGAATCCATCGGTATACATTTTCGCTGGGACCCCCGATAAAGTTGCTGGCGAGTCTTAGGATTCTATCGTCGGGAGTTCAACGACGAAGACCGACCCCCGAGGGTCGTTGTCTTCGACCCGAATACTCCCGTCATAGCGGTTGACGAGCGTCTCGACGAGGTACAGCCCCAACCCGGTCCCGTCGCTGTCGAGGCCGCGCTCGTTGCGCTCGAAGATGGCCTCTTTCCGGTTGTCCGGAATGCCCGGTCCGTCGTCGGCAACCCGAACAACCGCCTGTTCGCCAGCGACGGTTACTGACACCGTTACTGTCGGTGGCTCGGTGTCGTTGTGCTCGATGGCATTCGTCAGGAGATTTCGGACGACCGACGCCAGCATGTCGTCAGCCAGAACGGTCACCGACGGTACCGGACCGTCAGTAGTTACGACGGCACGCTCGTAGTTCGACCGGACCTCCGCAAGCTGGTCTTCGATAACTCGGCCGAGATCAACTGGAGCGCGGTCAGCATCGCTCCGTAGCACGACCGCCGCGACATCACGGGCTGTTCGGGTTAGTTCGACAGCGCTGGTGGCGTTTTCGACGACTGTCTCGAGGTGTTCCTGCCCCGCCTCGTCGACGTGGTCTTCGAGGATTTCTGCATAGGCGGTCACAAGCTGGAGGTCGTTGCGGATGTCGTGCCGCACGACCTGATTCAGCAGTTCGAGGTTGTCACGCTGCGTTTCCAGCCGCTCCTCCGAAGCCAGCCGAGCCGTGATGTCGCGTGCGTATCCGAGCACCGCTTTCTCGCCTGTCCCGGCGACGGTGTAGGGAATCTTCGTCAACTGTACGGTCATGTCCGCGCCGTCATCCCGTGGAAGTTCGACGGCCGCCCGCTCCAGTCGGTCCCCCGACTCCAGCACTGACTCGTCGCTGTCGTGCAGCCGGTCGACAAGCGCCGGACGGCCAAGCGCTGCCGGCGTCTCCCCGACCATCGCCTGTGGCGTCGTTCCGAACAGCGTCGCCATCGCTTCGTTGACGAGGACGTACTCGCCGTCGCCGTCGATTGCGAACACCGGGTCCGGAACGAGGTCGATGACCTGCCGAAGTTGCGCTCTGGCCTGCTCTGTCGCTGCCTCCTCGCGCTTCCGCTGGCTGATGTCGCGGTGCAGCACCAGCGACGCCGGCTCCCCCTCGTAATCGATGCGTGTCGCCGAAAGCTCGACCGGAAGCCGCTCTCCGCCGGCTGTCTCAAGCTCGACTTCGTACTGGCTCGGTGCGGGCTCGCCAGCGACCCGCGCGTGGTGGTGGGCCTCGACGGTCTGTTTGTACTCCGGGGCGACGATGTCTGCCTTCGACGTGCCGAGAATCTCCGCCTCGTCGTAGCCCGTCATTTCGCAAAGCCGTTCGTTGACGAATACGACCGTCCCGTCCTGCACGACCCGAATGCCGTCGTTGCTCTCCTCGACGACCTGCCGATATAACCTCTCGTTCACGGGCGATGATGGGGCGGCCCCGGGTTAAAAGTTAATAATAATTCATTAAGGTTTCGTGTAACTTCGACGTCGGTTACCGTTTGGTGGCGGCGATGTCGCTGCGAATGTAGTCCGAAAAAGCGTATACGCACTTACGTAGCGCATTATTGGTTTCAGCAATTTTGAGGCGGAGTCCCCGTCGCATCTGCGACGCGTGGCTCTCGTCATACCGAGGTGTCTCCGAAGACAAATTCACGCCGTATTCTAAGCCGTTCCACTTCAGCGGCAAATCCTAAACACCTGTTCAAGAAGCTCTCAAAAAATCGTCCGAATCGTTCCCTGATCACTAACACCGTGCTTTCACATGAGCGAACATGACAACATCTAACGATGGCTATCGAATAGCTTATTCGACCCGCTTGAATATGGCATTCTGATGGATGTATCGGTAGTCGTCTGTGTCTATTCGATGGATCGCTTCGAGTCGTTCGTCGAGGCGGTCGAAAGCGTCCTCGCACAGACGTACGATCCGATCGAGGCGATACTGGTCGTCGACGGCAACCAGGCGGTGTACGAACGCGTCGCAGACCGGTTCGGCGATCGGGACGACGTGGTGGTCCACTGCAACGAGGAAAACAGGGGTGTGTCAGTGAGTCGGACCCATGGAGCAGAGTTGGCGAGCGGGGACGTTGTCGCGTTCATCGACGACGATGCGGTGGCCGAACCAGACTGGATCGAACACCTCGTTGAGGCCTATGAGAAGCACGACGCGGTCGCGGTCGGTGGACGCATGACCGGAGAGTGGCTCGCCGGCCGACCGTCGTTCCTGCCCGACGAGTTCGACTGGCTGGTCGGCGTCACCCATCGCGGATTCGCCGACGGGAGAACCGAGGTTCGAAACACGTTCGAGTCGAACATCTCGTTTCGGCGGGAGGTGTTTTTGGATCTCGGCGGGTTCGATCCCGAACTGGGGCCGACCGGGGAGGAGTACCGGCACTCCGAAGGTGCCGAGATCGGGGCTCGGCTCGAAGCAGAATACGATCGCGGCGTCATGTACATTCCGGAGGCCATCGTGCGCCACAAGGTGTTCGAACACCGGACGCGGCTGTCGTGGCTTTGTCGTCGGGCGTTCGAACAGGGCGTCTCGAAGCGGGCGATGAAACGCCGGACCGATGGCTCCTCGGCCGAAGAGTTCGGGTTCCTCCGATCGCTGTTCCTCGAGCATCTCCCCCGCCGGCTCCGAGAGCTGATCGACGAGCCGTCCGTGGCGGGAGTCGCCCAGATCGTGATGCTATTCGTCTTCACTGGTCTGGTTGGAGTCGGGTACCTCTTCGAGAGCGCTTGGGGGATCGTCAGTCGATAGGCGGCTACTAGGTGTGGCACAGAAATTTTACAGAGACACTACAGGGCTTAGAACCGTATTCTAAATGAAGTGCAACCCTGCAGATGTCGCTTTGCTCGGTTCAAAATGACTACTCCGTCGTTTCGATGACATCCACGACACGGAACCCGCGCTGTACGTGTGGCCGTTCGTCTCCTATCAATGGACAGTAGCAAACAGTGCGGTCGTTGTTGCTATTGAGTTGTTGTACCTCGTTCTTACCGTGTCGGTGCGCAAAAAACGTCGCGGTAACTGGATCCCGAGCCAACTGTGCGCGGACCGCATCCGGATCACCAGAACCGCCCTCGGCAGAGGTTTGTGGGATATGCATCAGGACGAAGACGCCAGCCTTGTCAGCGAACGCGTCGATCTGTGATCGAAGGAAATCCACGTCGGCTCCAGGACGCCCGCCTGGATCGCCGGGTTCAGCCGTGTCGCAAATAATAAACACATACTCGCCCAGTTCGACGGTGTAATCTTTGGGGATGTCATAGACTGCTTCCCACTCTTCGCCAGGGAGGAGATCATGGTTGCCCATAACGGGATACCACTCAATCGGATCCGGAAGCTCCGAAAAGAACTCTTCAATAACTGTGAAATGATCTTCTGGGTCGTTATGAATGATATCGCCGTTGTGGAACAACAGATCGATTTCGCGTTCGTCATGGACCGCTTCTATCTCGTCTTTGGCCCGCTCAATGGCCTCAACCCAGCCCTGTGGGCCGTAGTCTCCCTGGTAATTGTGTCCCCAGTGGCTATCTGATACGACGACAAACCGATATTTGACGTCCGCCATCGAAACAGACTGTCGATCGTAAATCGAGTTGAACGCGGTTCCGTTGATAATTGAGCCGTCGATTCCACGTTGCCGGGTCTCGATGAGATCTGGGTTTTCCTGTAATAGTGTCGGCTCTTGCTGTAGGTACCAGTTGAGGCCGTATATGCCGCCGAGACCAACCGTCGATACGGCACCGGCACGCAACAGACCACGCCGAGTGATGCGGTTTCGAACGTCAGTTGAACTAACCCTCCGACCAGCGGATGAGTTTTTGATACGGAGCGACAGACGCGACAATGGGCCCCGATCTGGGGTTTTTTCCGGACAGAACGTTCTGACCCGTTTTTTATCAATTCGACTCAGTTGCTCCCACTCGTGTTCTTCAACGAGATGGACAGCAAAGGACTCTTTCGAATCAAAATATTCTGAACAATATGGACATTCAATTGGCATATATAAAGCAGTTCGCCTTCGGACATAAAATTCACGTTAGCTTCCGAATCGAGGTCGACAGCTATTAGCCGGCGGCCCCACCAGTCGTGGACACGAACTGTCGATGCAAGGAACCGAGCCGATTTCGATGGTCCGTTATTTATGATACTGTTTTCAGCGCTCACGATCGCGATCGTCTCGGTCGCGAGCACGATCGCCTCGGTTCGGAACGCCTTCGCACCGATCCGGAAGGTCCTCGCGCTGCTCGCCACACCGATCGTCTTCCTAGTGTCGTATCTTGTCCCGCGGGACGACTCGCTGTGGCTGTTCATGGCCGGCCAGGGAGATCGGTTCGCGGACAACTCGAAGTATCTGTTTCTCTACTGTGACTGCCAGCCAGACGTCCGGAACGTCTGGATCGGCACCGACGAGCGGATCGTCGCGGAGTTGCGCGAGCACGGCTACGAGGCGTATACGAGACACAGTCTCGCCGGGCGGTGGCGGCTGCTACGGGCGGGCTACTGGTTCGAGACCCACGGCCCAATCGCGCCGGCGTACGCGGGTCGGGCGCGGCTAATACACCTGACCCACGGCAACTACCTCAAAGTGATGCTGGAGGACCACACCAGGGACTGGCCCTGGATCGTCCAGGTGCTCGTCGAGTTCTTCTTCGAGCGTCGCCGCCGGTACGTCGTCACGGGCAGCGGGCCGCCCCTGAAGAATATGCAGAGCATGCGCGGTGCGCCCGCAGATCGAGCCCTCATGACGGGGCTGCCCCGGAACGACGCGCTGTTCGACGCGTTCCAAGACGAGGAATTGGGGCTGGAGGAGTCCGCACTAGCGGCGGTCCGCGATCGGGCCGCCGAGGGGCCGGTGCTGCTGTACGCCCCGACGTATCGCGAGGGGTACGGCGAGCGGAACGGCGTCCCACTGTCGGAGCTCGATCTCGGACTGGAGCGGCTCGATTCGGTGCTCCGGTCCCACGACGCGACGCTGTATATCTCCCATCACCCGGCGACGACGTTCGATCGGGATCTCGAAGGGCTCGATCGAGTGACTGTCCTCGAATCGGGCGGGGATCTCTATCCGTTCCTGCGGGAGTGTGACGTGCTCGTGACCGACTACTCGGGCATCTTTTACGACTTCCTGCTGCTCGATCGGCCGATGGTCTTCTTCGCCCCGGACCTGGAGGTGTATCTCGAGGATCGAGATCTGTATTTCGACTACGAGGACCACGTGCCGGGGACGATCGCGACGACGCCCGAGGCCTTTGTCGAGTCCGTGCGGGCGATCCTGGAGGGGGCCGACGAGCACGGTGACGATCGGGCCGCTGTGCGGGAGGCGTTCTACGACGATCCGGACGGCGAGGCCTGCGAGCGTGTCTATCATACTGTCAGGGACGAGGCGTGAGAAGACAGGCGACTCGTGGTGAACTCGATAGCGGTACGTATTTCCACCGGACCGACCAACCGGAGATCATGTCGGAGCCCGACGACGTCTGTGTCGTCACCCACCCGATCGGGTCCGCCTCCGAGAGTCACGCGGAGACGTTGCTCGACATCCTCGGGGCGATCACGGACGTTTCGCTGGTCGCCATCTCTGTCGCTGAGGAGTCCCCGCTCCGCGAGGAGTACGACACGATCGAGGTCTCGAGGGTCGGCACCGGCGGGCCGATCCCGATCGCCGCCCTGCGGTTTCTGGCGAATCAGGTCCGGATGGCGATGATCCTCCGAAGGCGGCCGGAAGAGGTCGTGCTCTTCTTCGGGGTGACCGCCTATCTGCTCCCGATCGTGGCCGCGAAACTCGCCGGAAAGACGGTCGTACTCCAGCCGCGGGGGAACGTCCCGCTGACCCTCCGCCTTCACTGGGAGCGACGGCTGCCGGACGTGCTGGCCCGCGGGCTGGCTGGCGTGGTGTGGTCCATGGAGCGGCTGGGATATCACGCCGCGGATGCGATCATTACCTACACGCCCTCGATGGCCGAGGAGCTGGGGCTCGATCGGTTCGAGGAGAAGCTGTACCCGAACGGGGCGCGGTACGTGGATACGGATGAATTTTACCCGCGAGTCCCGTTCGAAGAGCGCGATCGCGTGGTCGGGTTTCTGGGCCGGCTCGACGAGGAGAAGAACGTTCGAACGCTGGCGGCGGTGGCGAAGGAGTTGCCCGAGGACGTGACGTTTCGGTTTATCGGTGATGGCGATCTGCGGGAGGAACTGGAGGAAGAGCTTGCCGCGGAGATCGAGGCGGGAAAGGTGGAGTTTACCGGGTGGGTCGATCACGACGAGGTGCCCCGGCAGTTGAGCGAAT from Natronomonas pharaonis DSM 2160 includes the following:
- a CDS encoding 3-hydroxyacyl-CoA dehydrogenase family protein, with protein sequence MLTTDSLDRVGVVGAGTMGSGIAQVAAAAGYDVVMRDIEQEYVDSGFETIADSLDRKVKSGDYTEKEAEAIRDRIEGTTALGDLADCGLVIEAAVEDIDVKKDVFADLDGLVDDAVLATNTSTLSITTIASATTSPERVVGLHFMNPVPVMKGVEIVVGEKTRPGIVDFAHEFAAELGKETWESDDKPGFVTNRILMPWLNEGIRAFDEGVASKEDIDAGMKLGTNVPMGPLELADHIGLDVCLHASETLYEELGDRYKPAYLLKRKVEAGDLGKKTGEGFYDYD
- a CDS encoding thiamine pyrophosphate-binding protein; its protein translation is MAESDTGAELFVDALESYGVEHIFGNPGTTELPVLDAISESDIEYILGLQEDIATGMAAGYASTRRYHAEDDADICPVGVVNLHVTPGLAHGLGNVFGAMYSGAPVVVTAGNHELDFRHEEPILTGDLEAMVEQFCKFSAEVTHVDSLPMLLRRAVRTALTPPTGPVFLALPADVMMAETDADPEPLGPIPDAGGGDPNQIATAADYFVEADQPVLVLGDHVARAGRDAVEAAVELAEATGARVHGEILASEINFPTDHDQWVSFIGPDESIASMLMDTDTLGLVGCSTNTTLLRHESPLIDADTTTVQVSSDPDEVGKNHPADAAVIGDPGRIMRAIAERVDKRLDDDEQAARIDHVETMKASLEPTMQSLGEDETPPGDTRSSKAELVDTMAAVEEDVFIVDEGVTSKFALLTRFPLDVQGYLSNKGGGLGYGLPAAVGAALAESLRDDPQEVVGYIGDGSYLYYPNSIYSATRYDLDLTVVVPDNRNYRILKDNTVAMMGGDESDYDFVGMDFDPHVDIPKNAESHGARGHLAETPEEFEDIYAEALDSSGTDVIDVLVHD
- the tbsP gene encoding transcriptional regulator TbsP, with the translated sequence METAQLESGVVGVVETAFTDGTDSLVVVDPSEETLAALVSASFDRTLPTLLVLAEERTLKDAMGDFVVASKAAALVEEGDLSLRVLSEPADNSVFAAEDQIVAPVPTGDGVAALSTDDGVVVDDVYESYHDRFETALDYDLRTPSITRVRETLEEALDEQTRADFDAVLEAVPEVRSRGDSLDEVSILLLLTAKNGNLLYDISKWGEDVGVASKATFSRTKTDLEDAGLLDTEKVPIDVGRPRLRLKLGDNRLQGRDAVDLVETAADILN
- a CDS encoding nitric oxide synthase oxygenase, with the translated sequence MHEPPQEYSREERFAEAKSFIEQCYTELGRESEIDDRLAEIEAEIERRNHYEHTPEELEHGAKMAWRNSNRCIGRLFWQQLNVADERDCETAEAVHEACCRHLEKARNGGDIKPLITVFKPMVDGDRQVRIWNYELLRYAGYRTDDGIVGDPDEIELTDYCQSRGWEGDGTDFDILPHVIQMGDDEPAIFEVPDSAVGEVPLRHPDYEWFEDLGLRWYDVPVVSNMRLELGGIHYTAAPFSGWYVSTEIGARNLADEDRYDMLPTVAERLGLDTDDNRSLWKDEALVELNRAVLHSYEEAGVTIVDHHTVTDQFEQFEQNEAEADREVTGDRSWLLPPMSSATTHVFSNDYDDRIEKPNFFYQAAPEPLSERRESLGR